In one Leptospiraceae bacterium genomic region, the following are encoded:
- a CDS encoding M23 family metallopeptidase, producing MFKNIFLLIFVVLFLFIQPIFPGKENGGNKQSSAKTYYYKDSHFQIYLKARKFKKGEVMALILKANPRSQNFSPHLLRIKWSKKWYRLHKLGSQYISFLPISPGIRPEKHILELDYGTGDLSFHKEFKVPVEKQHYKRSSFKNKRKIARLKTPKKFNQGFSKKTLAFIRHCTELKNQAFRSKEKLHLEGDFKYPLKSTFITSSYNAVRAYSSRNVKAHKGVDFRGKKGTPIYAIEAGKVVLSKKMFFEGVFTIIDHGGDVFSLYMHQSRTHVKKGQLIKRGQLIGRVGATGRVTGPHLHLGLRVKGEMVNPLSLIALNF from the coding sequence ATGTTTAAAAACATTTTTTTACTGATATTTGTAGTTTTGTTTCTATTTATTCAGCCCATTTTTCCCGGTAAAGAAAATGGGGGAAACAAACAAAGTTCAGCCAAGACTTACTATTATAAAGATAGCCATTTTCAGATTTACTTAAAAGCAAGGAAATTCAAGAAAGGGGAAGTAATGGCCCTCATTCTTAAGGCCAATCCCAGAAGTCAGAATTTTTCCCCTCATTTGCTCCGTATAAAATGGTCCAAGAAGTGGTACAGGCTTCATAAACTGGGTAGCCAATACATCAGTTTTCTTCCGATTTCTCCCGGCATACGTCCGGAAAAGCATATCCTGGAACTTGACTACGGAACCGGGGATTTGAGTTTTCATAAAGAATTCAAAGTACCGGTAGAGAAGCAACATTATAAGCGTTCGAGTTTTAAAAATAAACGAAAAATTGCTCGATTGAAGACTCCTAAAAAGTTTAACCAGGGCTTTTCCAAAAAAACCCTGGCCTTTATCCGTCACTGCACTGAACTGAAAAACCAGGCTTTTCGCTCAAAGGAAAAGCTTCATCTTGAAGGTGACTTTAAATACCCTTTAAAAAGTACGTTTATCACAAGTTCCTATAACGCGGTACGTGCTTATAGTAGCCGAAATGTAAAAGCCCATAAAGGTGTAGATTTTCGCGGTAAAAAAGGAACACCTATCTATGCTATAGAAGCCGGTAAAGTAGTCCTTTCTAAAAAAATGTTTTTTGAAGGAGTTTTTACCATTATCGACCATGGAGGGGATGTTTTTTCTTTATACATGCACCAATCCCGTACCCATGTTAAAAAAGGCCAGTTGATAAAACGCGGTCAATTAATTGGAAGAGTGGGAGCTACCGGACGAGTTACCGGTCCTCACCTGCACCTCGGCTTACGGGTAAAGGGAGAAATGGTAAACCCGCTTTCTTTAATTGCATTAAATTTTTAA
- the rmuC gene encoding DNA recombination protein RmuC, whose protein sequence is MEGYIFLSLLFPFFFLTVWYLSKKLNKTISLEELESKKTELIIKEEKIENLEKELRYCKEEGEKNKELLNRYSQNLAYKTAETNSLKEQLISVKEEKENIREKLKLDFKHIANQVLLDSSLQLNQKTGETLATILQPLGEKLERFEKKIDLNREKQLHETVSLKTQISKLESLNFNLAKEAANLSAALKGNSKIRGDWGEYLLEQVFENSGLMREIHFSKQVSMESETGQRLQPDFIVHLPASRSIIVDSKLSLLAYERYMSTEEDAERLKYLSEHIQSIKNHISSLSKKNYQSLYNIQSPDFVLMFIPIEPSFSLALKENSDLYQFALEKNVVIVTVSTLLATLRIISNIWKQENQSKNVLEIAKQGGLLYDKFVNFVEDLQRIGTSLEQGQKAYDSALKRLSEGQGNLIRSAEKIKDLGAKASKNLPDSLMKD, encoded by the coding sequence ATGGAAGGATATATTTTCTTAAGTCTTCTGTTTCCGTTTTTTTTTCTTACGGTCTGGTATCTTTCTAAAAAACTAAATAAAACTATATCCCTGGAAGAATTAGAATCAAAAAAAACAGAGCTTATCATAAAAGAAGAAAAAATAGAAAACCTCGAAAAAGAACTGCGATATTGTAAAGAAGAAGGAGAGAAGAATAAAGAATTATTAAATCGTTATTCACAAAATCTGGCTTATAAAACAGCAGAAACGAATTCTTTAAAAGAGCAGCTAATTTCAGTAAAAGAGGAAAAAGAAAATATAAGAGAAAAATTAAAACTGGATTTTAAACATATAGCAAACCAGGTTTTACTTGATAGTTCTCTACAATTAAATCAAAAAACCGGAGAAACCCTGGCTACAATTTTACAGCCCCTCGGAGAAAAGCTCGAACGCTTTGAGAAGAAAATTGATTTAAATCGAGAAAAGCAACTTCATGAAACGGTTTCTTTAAAGACCCAGATCAGTAAACTGGAAAGCCTGAACTTTAACCTGGCCAAAGAAGCCGCTAATTTAAGTGCTGCTCTCAAAGGGAATAGCAAGATCAGGGGTGATTGGGGAGAGTATCTTCTGGAACAGGTTTTTGAAAATTCCGGACTCATGAGAGAAATACATTTCAGCAAACAGGTAAGTATGGAAAGTGAAACGGGCCAGAGGCTTCAACCTGATTTCATTGTCCATCTTCCCGCTTCCCGCTCTATTATTGTAGATTCTAAACTTTCCTTATTAGCTTATGAAAGATATATGAGTACGGAGGAGGATGCGGAAAGACTAAAATATTTATCCGAACATATACAGTCCATAAAAAACCATATTAGCTCTCTTAGCAAAAAAAATTATCAAAGTCTATACAATATCCAATCACCGGACTTTGTATTAATGTTTATACCCATAGAACCTTCCTTTAGTCTGGCACTCAAAGAGAATTCGGATTTATATCAATTTGCACTTGAAAAAAATGTTGTTATAGTTACCGTCTCTACTTTACTTGCTACTCTTCGTATTATAAGTAATATCTGGAAGCAGGAAAATCAGTCTAAAAACGTATTAGAGATTGCCAAACAGGGTGGATTACTATATGATAAATTTGTAAATTTTGTGGAAGACTTACAGCGTATAGGAACCTCCCTTGAACAGGGGCAAAAAGCTTATGATTCAGCCCTCAAACGTCTTTCGGAAGGACAGGGTAACTTGATTCGTAGTGCCGAAAAAATTAAGGATTTGGGAGCAAAAGCTTCAAAAAATTTACCGGACTCCCTTATGAAAGATTAA
- a CDS encoding 2OG-Fe(II) oxygenase: MLTERYEEDPFLAHLEKLQQDSYCVIENYISPEEVRMFRYEISELEKRACFKPAGIGRGQDLRKDIRGDKIYWIEENSPSPVQKLYLQKLEEIKERVNRYFFMGLFSVELHYAIYPPGSFYLRHLDNFLNSNKRMLTAVLYLNKFWEEFHGGLLKIYKKEKEYKETIIEVPPSPGTLVLFLSRELEHEVSVCYVNRYSLTSWFKVR; encoded by the coding sequence ATGCTTACCGAAAGATACGAAGAGGATCCGTTTCTTGCTCACTTAGAGAAACTGCAACAAGATTCCTACTGTGTTATTGAGAATTACATAAGTCCGGAAGAAGTCAGGATGTTTCGATACGAAATTTCTGAATTAGAAAAAAGAGCCTGTTTTAAACCTGCCGGAATCGGAAGGGGTCAGGATTTACGAAAAGACATTCGGGGAGACAAAATCTATTGGATAGAAGAGAACTCTCCTAGCCCCGTTCAAAAACTCTATTTGCAGAAATTAGAAGAAATTAAAGAAAGGGTGAATCGGTATTTCTTCATGGGTCTTTTTTCGGTAGAACTGCATTATGCCATCTATCCACCCGGAAGTTTCTACTTACGACATCTGGATAATTTTTTAAACTCCAATAAACGTATGCTAACAGCGGTTCTTTATTTGAATAAATTTTGGGAAGAGTTTCATGGAGGACTTTTAAAAATTTATAAAAAAGAAAAAGAGTATAAGGAAACAATAATAGAGGTTCCCCCTTCACCCGGAACTCTGGTTTTATTTTTATCACGGGAACTAGAACATGAAGTTTCAGTCTGTTATGTAAATCGCTATAGTTTGACTTCCTGGTTCAAGGTAAGGTAA
- a CDS encoding histidine phosphatase family protein — MVEHIYLVRHGETDFNLHNIVQGGGIDSVLNEKGKRQAEALAQRLQGSGFQADIMFSSPLKRAKETADILAKSLKQEVHTDSLLKEISCGNFEGQKWTELDPIIVNRVRRDPKETYPGGEGILHVHQRAEKFIQKMENLPVKSILIVSHGHFLRCFATALLSLEPLFTLQLFQDNCAYSYFKKTEEFYKLIVWNDVSHSRDLLFDF; from the coding sequence GTGGTAGAGCATATTTATCTCGTTCGACATGGAGAAACAGATTTCAACCTGCATAACATTGTACAGGGTGGAGGAATTGACAGTGTTCTGAATGAAAAAGGAAAAAGACAGGCCGAAGCCCTGGCTCAAAGGTTACAGGGCTCCGGGTTTCAAGCAGACATTATGTTTTCAAGTCCTTTGAAACGGGCAAAGGAAACGGCTGATATATTAGCTAAAAGTCTGAAGCAGGAGGTTCACACAGACTCTCTTTTGAAAGAAATCAGTTGTGGTAATTTCGAAGGACAAAAGTGGACAGAATTGGACCCTATTATAGTAAATCGAGTAAGAAGGGATCCCAAAGAAACCTATCCCGGTGGAGAAGGAATTTTACATGTACATCAAAGGGCAGAAAAATTTATTCAAAAAATGGAGAATTTACCGGTAAAATCCATTCTTATCGTTTCACACGGTCACTTCCTGCGTTGCTTTGCAACGGCTCTTCTAAGTTTGGAACCGCTTTTCACCCTGCAACTCTTTCAGGATAATTGTGCGTATTCTTACTTTAAAAAAACAGAAGAGTTTTATAAGTTAATCGTGTGGAACGATGTTTCTCATAGCCGGGATCTCTTATTCGACTTTTAG
- a CDS encoding ankyrin repeat domain-containing protein, which produces MRVGFLILFFLFLTIFSNFSTSPLPTESFLRFCEVKTNPKLKQAIDEKEDSFGLSLLSYCILKGQTGQVDWLLKQNADRESLAYNWWTPIFWASLNGEYASVRLLLQAGVSVNIKGDDGKTPLHLACLGLHESLFIDFLKTNPSLQLLPEFIKKSIHHGEKENYFWIIRSLLVKGANPDIPDEKGLSVLDLAKQIEDLELLKILEESTKL; this is translated from the coding sequence GTGCGTGTCGGGTTTCTTATTTTATTTTTCCTGTTTCTTACCATTTTTTCAAATTTTAGTACAAGTCCCTTACCTACAGAGAGCTTTCTTCGTTTTTGCGAGGTTAAAACCAATCCAAAATTAAAACAGGCAATAGACGAAAAGGAAGACAGTTTCGGACTTTCTCTTTTATCTTACTGTATCTTGAAAGGTCAAACGGGGCAGGTTGATTGGCTTCTAAAACAGAATGCAGACAGAGAATCTCTGGCCTATAACTGGTGGACTCCTATCTTCTGGGCGAGCTTGAATGGAGAATACGCCTCTGTGCGCTTGCTTTTACAGGCCGGGGTTTCGGTCAATATAAAAGGTGATGATGGGAAAACTCCCTTACACCTGGCCTGTCTGGGTTTACATGAATCCCTTTTTATAGACTTTCTGAAGACGAATCCCTCTTTACAGCTTTTACCCGAGTTTATTAAAAAAAGTATTCATCACGGAGAAAAAGAAAACTATTTCTGGATTATTAGAAGCCTGCTTGTTAAAGGAGCCAATCCGGATATACCGGATGAGAAGGGTTTGAGCGTTCTGGATCTGGCAAAGCAAATAGAGGACTTAGAACTTCTAAAGATACTGGAAGAAAGCACGAAACTCTAA
- a CDS encoding PD-(D/E)XK nuclease family transposase yields MKQKDTEKQNRLLPLYSDIVFKIFCIKKPNLLAKLLDAVLGFKGRNRIESLQILNPEIPGNTRNDKLSILDIHAVNKRNEHFGVEMQGFPQDYFGKRVLYYWAKLYSQQIKKGATYVQLQPVYSVSFLNFNLLQIDNFHSTFQLLEKENPEIALTKDLEIHIIELPKFLKQVEELDTELENWLYFLGKAEHLQEKEMKELQERNPVMEEAIEALKDISLDDKTRAYYEMRLKSERDFMAMRHYAYHEGLKKGVEQGIEQERLLAEKVIEKERKRAEHKKALRTAIKMKHAGSSLDFISEMTELPKAYLEKFFKKVLRD; encoded by the coding sequence ATGAAACAGAAAGATACGGAAAAACAGAACAGGCTTTTACCCTTATATAGTGATATTGTATTTAAGATATTTTGCATAAAGAAACCTAATCTCTTAGCAAAACTCTTAGATGCTGTTCTCGGATTTAAGGGAAGGAATAGGATCGAAAGTCTACAAATACTCAATCCGGAAATACCCGGTAACACCCGGAATGATAAATTATCTATTCTGGATATACATGCTGTAAATAAACGCAATGAGCATTTTGGAGTAGAAATGCAGGGCTTCCCCCAGGATTATTTTGGAAAAAGGGTATTGTATTACTGGGCTAAGCTCTATTCACAGCAAATTAAAAAAGGAGCTACATATGTTCAGCTGCAACCTGTGTATTCCGTTTCTTTCTTGAATTTTAACCTGCTGCAAATAGACAACTTTCATTCTACTTTCCAGCTATTAGAAAAAGAGAATCCGGAAATAGCCTTGACGAAAGATCTGGAAATCCATATAATAGAACTACCCAAATTTCTGAAACAGGTAGAGGAACTCGATACTGAGCTGGAAAACTGGTTGTATTTCCTTGGAAAAGCCGAGCATTTGCAGGAAAAAGAGATGAAAGAGTTGCAAGAAAGAAACCCGGTCATGGAAGAAGCGATAGAAGCTTTGAAAGATATATCCCTCGACGATAAGACCAGGGCTTATTACGAGATGCGCCTGAAATCGGAAAGGGATTTTATGGCGATGAGGCATTATGCCTACCATGAAGGACTCAAAAAAGGAGTGGAACAGGGCATCGAACAAGAACGCCTGCTGGCAGAGAAAGTAATTGAGAAAGAGAGAAAAAGAGCTGAGCATAAAAAAGCCCTCCGAACCGCGATAAAAATGAAACATGCAGGTTCCTCTCTTGATTTCATTTCAGAAATGACTGAACTTCCGAAAGCCTATCTTGAAAAGTTTTTCAAAAAAGTGCTTAGGGATTAG
- a CDS encoding adenylate/guanylate cyclase domain-containing protein codes for MLIRRIWKKLVFTEKIQNLHHTVLAKREIIFNKLLFIGISQLVLVILASLVIGLIAYLYLNILYTEHLLAYILTSCILMFFLALLYRFNNKSPSHIFKILAYILAHIYIVILCLYSGPGPRIEMLIFSLLPLPYFVMDRENKFFIIAGILISSFFLGLIFFFYYKTSALYPLPPIFDGSIFFIAILFNLSTISICSYQFFLETFRAEEALQFEQEKSEELLLNILPRELAIELKEGKRSKPRRYDYASVLFTDFVGFTRVSQKLSPEDLVSELDDFFSKIDSILEEYGIEKLKTIGDAYMCAAGIPNPSPSHAVDCILLALKIVEFSRRLKKIRIKQGKNFWELRIGIHSGPLVAGVIGQKKFAYDVWGDTVNTASRMESTGESGEINISDSTYELVKDFFVCEPRGKLYAKNKGWIEMYFVKGIHPNLSLSKRGKTPNEKFMEKYKVLGFEEENITI; via the coding sequence ATGTTAATACGCAGGATCTGGAAAAAGTTAGTCTTTACAGAAAAAATTCAGAACTTACATCATACCGTTCTGGCTAAGAGAGAGATTATCTTTAATAAACTCTTATTCATTGGAATCTCACAATTAGTCCTTGTCATTCTTGCAAGTTTAGTTATAGGACTCATTGCCTATTTATATCTCAATATCCTGTATACAGAACATCTTCTGGCCTATATCTTAACATCCTGTATTCTGATGTTCTTTTTAGCCTTGCTGTATAGATTCAACAACAAAAGTCCTTCCCATATCTTTAAAATTTTGGCCTATATACTTGCCCATATTTATATTGTTATTCTTTGTTTGTATTCCGGTCCCGGTCCAAGAATTGAAATGCTCATCTTTAGCTTATTACCCCTTCCATATTTTGTGATGGATAGGGAGAATAAGTTTTTTATTATAGCGGGAATTTTAATCAGTAGTTTTTTCTTAGGTTTAATCTTTTTTTTCTACTACAAAACCAGTGCCCTGTATCCTCTTCCTCCTATCTTTGATGGAAGCATTTTTTTTATAGCAATACTTTTTAACCTGAGTACCATTTCCATTTGCTCTTATCAATTCTTTTTAGAAACCTTCCGGGCAGAAGAAGCCCTTCAATTCGAACAGGAAAAGTCAGAAGAACTTCTTCTAAATATTTTACCCAGAGAGCTGGCTATAGAATTAAAAGAAGGAAAGAGATCTAAACCAAGACGTTATGATTATGCAAGTGTTTTGTTTACTGATTTTGTTGGTTTTACCCGTGTCTCACAAAAGCTTAGTCCGGAAGACCTGGTCAGTGAGCTTGATGATTTTTTTAGCAAAATAGACAGTATTCTTGAAGAATATGGAATCGAAAAATTAAAAACTATAGGTGACGCCTATATGTGTGCTGCCGGAATCCCAAATCCCTCTCCAAGTCACGCGGTAGATTGTATTTTACTGGCATTAAAGATTGTCGAATTTTCCAGAAGATTAAAAAAAATCAGGATAAAACAGGGGAAGAATTTTTGGGAACTCAGAATTGGAATTCATTCTGGGCCTTTAGTTGCAGGAGTAATCGGTCAAAAAAAATTCGCTTATGATGTATGGGGAGACACGGTAAATACTGCCAGCCGTATGGAATCGACCGGTGAGAGTGGAGAAATTAACATTTCTGACTCTACCTATGAGCTGGTAAAAGATTTCTTTGTATGTGAACCGAGAGGTAAACTATATGCAAAGAACAAAGGCTGGATAGAAATGTATTTTGTAAAAGGCATACACCCAAATCTTTCTTTATCAAAAAGAGGAAAAACACCAAATGAAAAATTTATGGAAAAATATAAAGTGTTAGGTTTTGAAGAAGAAAACATTACAATTTGA